The following are encoded together in the Candidatus Methylomirabilis oxygeniifera genome:
- a CDS encoding putative Histidine kinase (Evidence 3 : Function proposed based on presence of conserved amino acid motif, structural feature or limited homology; Product type pe : putative enzyme) → MLLGFGLVCLALVAAPLTMYMVQSSRALRSAGLKHIGIAPSKALLRMVQLQQQHRGLSAGVLGGNTIMEAQRAAKQTETDKTVEAFDAIVTSDIHDPGLTAAWRGAFDAWRRLANGVSSCSISGEESFAAHTALISDNLKLLDLMLDYFGLSYDPTGHDYHLTMALLVHMPTLTEFLGQARARGMLLLAEKRITLADRTALIGLISNVERQHEYMERELDKAMALNPQMKTRLSHIAQGSMILAQRAAYVARTQVVEAEKLSYSPTDYFAIFTQAIDGQFALLDQAMIDLEGALQARIGALRNGQDTTIGFIALVIAVAVWLGIVIVRAIKQDIATLQQSEEVQRRHAGELEAVVDERTRELRAVNAQLEAASRHKSEFLTHMSHELRTPLNAILGFSELLRNPAIGSLNEQQARHLTHIQAGGKHLLVITNDLLDLAKVEAGKLQLHPEPFDIDKAILAALADIRPLADQKHLTLTLHADTALVPLTADPLRFKQIIYNLLSNAIKFTPEGGRITVTAHIGSSEGARLNPIPDTLYPGEFVEIAVADTGIGITAENLSRLFQPFTQLDPTLAKQYHGTGLGLALTKQLVELHGGRIWAASDGAGCGSCFTICFPLTPPARPEIVGR, encoded by the coding sequence TTGCTACTCGGGTTCGGACTGGTGTGCCTTGCCCTGGTGGCGGCGCCGCTGACCATGTACATGGTGCAAAGCAGCAGGGCGCTGCGATCGGCCGGCCTGAAGCATATCGGGATTGCACCGTCAAAAGCGCTACTGAGGATGGTGCAATTACAGCAACAGCACCGGGGGCTCTCAGCCGGCGTTCTGGGCGGCAACACGATAATGGAGGCGCAACGCGCCGCCAAGCAAACCGAAACCGACAAGACGGTTGAGGCGTTTGATGCGATCGTCACGTCCGACATCCATGATCCCGGACTCACCGCCGCCTGGCGCGGGGCATTCGATGCCTGGAGGCGGCTTGCGAACGGCGTCTCCTCGTGCTCGATCTCCGGTGAGGAGAGTTTTGCCGCCCATACGGCACTCATCAGCGACAATCTGAAGCTGCTCGATCTGATGTTGGATTACTTCGGCCTCTCGTACGACCCAACCGGTCATGACTACCACCTCACCATGGCGCTATTGGTTCACATGCCGACCCTCACCGAATTCCTCGGCCAGGCGCGGGCGCGCGGTATGCTCCTTTTAGCGGAGAAGCGCATTACCCTGGCGGATCGCACCGCGCTGATCGGTCTTATCAGCAATGTCGAGAGGCAACACGAGTACATGGAGCGCGAGTTAGACAAGGCGATGGCGCTGAACCCTCAGATGAAGACCCGTCTGAGCCACATCGCACAGGGAAGCATGATACTCGCGCAGAGGGCGGCATATGTGGCCAGAACCCAGGTGGTGGAAGCCGAGAAGCTGAGCTATTCGCCGACCGATTACTTTGCGATATTCACCCAGGCGATTGACGGGCAGTTCGCGCTGCTCGATCAAGCGATGATAGACCTGGAAGGGGCGCTACAGGCACGCATCGGCGCGTTACGGAATGGGCAGGACACGACGATCGGTTTCATTGCGCTGGTGATCGCCGTCGCGGTGTGGCTTGGGATCGTGATTGTTCGCGCGATCAAACAGGATATCGCCACGCTGCAACAGAGTGAGGAGGTACAGCGACGCCACGCCGGCGAGCTCGAAGCCGTCGTCGATGAGCGGACGCGAGAGCTGCGCGCGGTGAACGCGCAACTTGAAGCGGCCTCCCGCCACAAATCCGAGTTCCTGACCCACATGTCGCATGAGCTGCGGACACCGCTCAACGCAATCCTCGGCTTCTCAGAGCTCCTGCGAAACCCAGCCATCGGATCGCTCAATGAGCAGCAAGCCCGGCACCTCACCCACATCCAGGCAGGCGGTAAGCACCTGCTCGTCATCACGAACGATCTTCTTGACCTCGCGAAAGTCGAGGCGGGTAAGCTCCAGTTGCACCCGGAGCCTTTCGACATCGATAAAGCGATTTTGGCCGCCCTCGCCGACATCCGGCCGTTGGCCGACCAGAAGCACTTGACGCTGACGCTGCACGCGGACACCGCCCTGGTTCCCCTTACTGCCGACCCCCTCCGATTCAAACAGATCATCTACAACCTTCTCTCCAACGCCATCAAGTTTACCCCCGAAGGCGGCCGGATTACGGTCACCGCACACATAGGGTCTAGTGAAGGCGCTCGCCTAAACCCTATACCCGATACCCTCTACCCTGGCGAGTTCGTAGAAATCGCCGTGGCGGATACCGGGATCGGGATCACGGCGGAGAACCTGTCCAGGCTCTTTCAGCCCTTCACCCAACTGGACCCCACCCTCGCCAAGCAGTACCATGGAACCGGCCTCGGCCTTGCGCTTACGAAACAGCTCGTCGAGCTGCACGGCGGGCGGATCTGGGCCGCCTCAGATGGCGCAGGCTGCGGGAGCTGTTTTACAATATGTTTCCCACTGACGCCACCGGCGAGACCGGAAATAGTAGGGAGATGA
- a CDS encoding Heat shock protein DnaJ domain protein: MARMRDNGKDYYTTLGVTEQATEEELRRAYRRLALQHHPDKNPGDPKAGERFKAISEAYAVLMDQGKRRQYDAFRGTQAGVGGQAGGFQYSQEEIFRDLFSNPAMSSIFAEMNREFARAGIRFDDAFVRQVFFGSRGFVFGGVFMGAPIGVLRRRASRMAVKKDSAQLSANSNQLTGSGGLLSVIGRGLKAGFDVVKRWSAGDSDSAEGGQNLRYHLTITAQEAASGVRKRVSFMRGDQIEELMVAIPPGTRSGTRLRLKGKGLEGRDGTHGDLYLRVTVT, encoded by the coding sequence ATGGCCCGCATGCGCGATAACGGGAAAGACTATTACACTACTCTCGGCGTCACGGAGCAGGCCACGGAGGAGGAGCTGCGCAGGGCGTACCGGCGACTCGCGCTCCAGCACCACCCCGACAAGAATCCGGGAGATCCCAAAGCGGGGGAGCGATTCAAAGCGATCAGCGAAGCGTATGCCGTCCTGATGGATCAGGGCAAGCGACGGCAGTACGATGCCTTTCGCGGGACCCAGGCCGGGGTGGGCGGCCAAGCAGGTGGATTTCAGTACTCTCAGGAGGAGATCTTCCGGGATCTCTTCTCCAATCCTGCCATGTCGTCGATCTTTGCTGAGATGAACCGTGAATTCGCCAGAGCCGGCATCCGATTCGATGACGCCTTCGTGCGCCAGGTCTTCTTCGGGAGTCGCGGATTTGTCTTCGGCGGCGTCTTTATGGGCGCGCCGATCGGAGTGCTCCGACGACGCGCCTCTCGCATGGCGGTGAAGAAAGACAGCGCTCAGCTCTCAGCGAACAGCAATCAGCTAACAGGATCAGGCGGCCTGCTTTCCGTAATCGGACGCGGGCTTAAGGCGGGCTTTGACGTGGTGAAACGGTGGAGCGCCGGGGATTCAGACTCCGCCGAGGGGGGCCAGAATCTCCGGTATCATCTGACCATTACCGCTCAAGAGGCCGCTTCCGGCGTGCGCAAGCGCGTCAGCTTCATGCGGGGCGACCAGATCGAAGAGCTGATGGTGGCGATCCCTCCCGGCACCCGATCCGGAACCAGGCTGCGGTTGAAGGGCAAAGGGCTTGAAGGCCGGGATGGAACGCACGGCGACCTCTATTTGCGGGTTACGGTCACATAG
- a CDS encoding NUDIX hydrolase (modular protein) translates to MKQALLIVDHGSRREGSNDLLRKVAGLMGEQFGLRIVHYAHMELGEPTIQQGFDACVADGADEVIVHPYFLSAGKHVAVGIPDLVRQAAGRHPGITYRITRPLGVHPKIGEVILERITESDGDDPMGATQSEREASGDGKRAHGHMHRSDDSFRYCPRCGMTLTPRRLKPDGPELPACQGCSFIQYPDPKVAAGALFTLDGGIVLVRRAISPAYGKWVFPGGFVDKGERVEAAAVRETKEEVNLDVEIDRLLNVYSYEDSGVVIVAYAARVVGGELVAKDEALDAQVFPPTRIPWEDLAFRSAHDAIKDYLALYPKPE, encoded by the coding sequence ATGAAACAAGCCCTTCTTATCGTTGATCATGGTAGCCGCCGCGAAGGATCAAACGACCTGCTCCGTAAGGTCGCCGGCCTGATGGGGGAGCAGTTCGGCCTGCGCATCGTGCACTACGCCCACATGGAGCTTGGGGAGCCGACCATCCAGCAGGGGTTTGATGCCTGCGTTGCCGATGGGGCCGATGAGGTGATCGTCCACCCGTACTTCCTCAGCGCGGGAAAGCACGTCGCTGTCGGCATTCCCGACCTTGTCAGGCAGGCGGCCGGCCGGCACCCCGGCATCACCTACCGGATTACCCGGCCGCTGGGCGTCCATCCGAAGATCGGCGAGGTGATCCTGGAACGGATCACCGAATCGGATGGCGATGATCCGATGGGCGCAACTCAATCGGAACGCGAGGCGTCCGGCGATGGCAAACGCGCTCATGGCCATATGCACCGCTCTGACGACTCGTTCCGATATTGCCCGCGGTGCGGGATGACGCTTACACCCAGACGGCTGAAGCCGGACGGGCCGGAACTGCCGGCCTGTCAAGGTTGCTCATTCATCCAGTATCCTGACCCAAAGGTGGCGGCAGGCGCCCTGTTTACGCTTGACGGTGGGATCGTACTGGTCCGGCGGGCGATCTCCCCGGCGTACGGCAAATGGGTCTTTCCAGGCGGCTTCGTCGATAAGGGCGAGCGGGTCGAGGCGGCGGCCGTTCGCGAAACGAAAGAAGAGGTCAACCTTGATGTCGAGATCGACCGGCTCCTGAATGTCTACTCCTATGAGGACTCAGGGGTCGTGATCGTCGCCTACGCGGCGCGCGTGGTTGGGGGCGAGCTTGTCGCGAAGGACGAAGCGCTCGATGCACAGGTCTTCCCCCCGACCCGGATTCCGTGGGAGGACCTGGCGTTCCGCAGCGCCCACGACGCCATCAAGGATTATCTTGCGCTGTACCCGAAGCCGGAGTAA
- a CDS encoding conserved protein of unknown function (Evidence 4 : Homologs of previously reported genes of unknown function) produces the protein MKILRLEVPHWQQFDGLVHGFLGRVSGQDRSSNAAFRLSSDNGDDAEAVKSNWCELKMVLRLRDLDIITATQVHGNAILQVCSGTGKLAGIGDGLMTDASSLCVGVMAADCVPILFMEPTRKIAAAVHAGWRGTAAGIAARTVASIEEVYGIDSNALHVAMGPSIGPCCYEVGPEVAAQIAANWREELRDAWRPDGVKGRLDLRALNEAQLLGAGIPQMQISKIGPCTACHIKDFYSYRKEGKSGHQLSFIGWRA, from the coding sequence ATGAAGATTCTTCGTCTGGAAGTGCCACACTGGCAACAATTTGACGGCCTGGTCCACGGCTTTCTTGGCCGTGTGAGCGGCCAGGATCGTTCGTCTAACGCCGCCTTTCGCCTGTCATCCGATAACGGCGACGACGCTGAAGCCGTCAAGTCCAACTGGTGCGAGTTAAAGATGGTGCTTCGTCTGCGCGACCTCGATATTATCACGGCCACGCAGGTTCACGGCAACGCGATCCTTCAGGTCTGCAGCGGGACCGGCAAACTAGCGGGGATCGGGGATGGGCTGATGACCGATGCGTCCAGCCTCTGCGTGGGGGTGATGGCGGCCGACTGCGTCCCGATCCTGTTCATGGAGCCAACGCGCAAGATTGCCGCCGCGGTCCATGCCGGATGGCGGGGGACGGCTGCGGGTATCGCCGCGCGGACGGTCGCGTCGATAGAAGAGGTGTATGGGATCGACTCCAACGCGCTTCATGTGGCAATGGGACCGTCGATCGGCCCTTGCTGTTACGAGGTGGGACCGGAGGTCGCAGCACAGATCGCAGCGAACTGGCGAGAGGAGTTAAGGGACGCCTGGAGGCCCGATGGGGTCAAGGGCCGCCTTGATCTGAGGGCTCTGAACGAGGCCCAGCTTCTCGGCGCGGGTATTCCTCAAATGCAGATCAGCAAGATCGGTCCCTGCACAGCCTGCCACATCAAAGATTTCTACTCCTACCGGAAAGAGGGAAAAAGCGGCCACCAATTAAGTTTCATTGGCTGGCGGGCGTAG
- a CDS encoding conserved hypothetical protein (Evidence 4 : Homologs of previously reported genes of unknown function) produces the protein MRFRTEYLVFHTKRQRDYINITGQIEAALKKSGVQEGMILISAMHITASVYVNDAEDGLIQDIDEWLERLAPYRDDYRHHRTGEMNGDAHLKNLLLHYQVIVPVTDGRLDLGPWQQIYYAEFDGQRKKRVIIKVMGE, from the coding sequence ATGCGATTCCGCACCGAATATCTGGTCTTCCATACCAAGCGGCAGCGCGACTACATCAACATCACCGGACAGATCGAGGCCGCGCTGAAGAAGAGCGGAGTCCAGGAGGGGATGATTCTGATCTCGGCGATGCACATTACCGCGTCCGTCTATGTCAACGACGCCGAGGATGGGCTAATCCAGGATATCGACGAGTGGCTCGAACGGCTGGCCCCTTATCGGGACGACTACCGGCACCATCGGACAGGTGAGATGAACGGAGACGCCCATCTAAAGAACCTTCTGCTGCACTATCAGGTCATCGTTCCCGTGACCGATGGCCGATTGGACCTTGGTCCGTGGCAGCAGATCTACTACGCAGAATTCGACGGCCAGCGCAAGAAGCGGGTGATCATTAAGGTGATGGGCGAATGA
- a CDS encoding conserved protein of unknown function (Evidence 4 : Homologs of previously reported genes of unknown function) — protein MKSFLDTNIFMYAAGREHPMKGPCVAILRRVALDELEALTNAEVLQEILYRYRAIEEGERGLHLARLAVDQVGGEILPVTLADMQRAFDLVARYRAMITSRDAVHAATALNHGLKHIISVDSHFDVIEGIIRVDPRKATRLKT, from the coding sequence GTGAAATCGTTCCTGGACACCAACATCTTCATGTACGCGGCCGGTCGAGAGCATCCCATGAAGGGGCCGTGCGTCGCGATTCTCAGACGAGTAGCCCTCGATGAGCTGGAGGCCCTGACCAACGCAGAGGTGCTCCAGGAAATCCTCTATCGGTATCGTGCCATCGAGGAGGGGGAAAGAGGTCTTCACTTAGCTCGGTTGGCCGTAGACCAAGTCGGTGGCGAGATCCTCCCGGTCACCCTTGCGGACATGCAGCGCGCTTTCGACCTCGTCGCGCGCTATAGGGCTATGATAACAAGCCGGGATGCGGTCCATGCGGCCACTGCGCTGAACCATGGCCTGAAGCACATTATCAGTGTCGACAGCCACTTTGATGTCATCGAAGGGATCATCCGGGTGGACCCTCGGAAGGCAACTCGGCTGAAGACGTAA
- a CDS encoding protein of unknown function (Evidence 5 : No homology to any previously reported sequences), whose amino-acid sequence MTTLTQKVQILLTDEQHRALLKLVKARGKPLSVLLREAVVDKLLIEARQAAKRKAFEEIAAMSLPVAEWPEMEDEIEREHTAELPAAQAGSRKRP is encoded by the coding sequence ATGACCACCCTGACCCAGAAAGTTCAGATCCTCTTGACTGATGAGCAGCACCGAGCGCTTCTTAAGCTGGTAAAGGCTCGCGGGAAGCCGCTCAGTGTCCTGCTGCGGGAGGCGGTCGTGGACAAGCTGCTCATAGAGGCCCGCCAGGCAGCCAAGCGGAAGGCCTTCGAGGAGATCGCCGCCATGTCGCTCCCCGTGGCCGAGTGGCCGGAGATGGAGGACGAGATCGAGCGTGAGCATACCGCCGAGCTGCCCGCCGCACAGGCAGGGAGCCGGAAGAGGCCGTGA
- the kdsB gene encoding CTP:CMP-3-deoxy-D-manno-octulosonate transferase (Evidence 2a : Function of homologous gene experimentally demonstrated in an other organism; Product type e : enzyme) — protein MQHHAKRTIVGVIPARLASTRLPGKVLRPICGRPMLYHVFARASRCGLLDDLVVATDSKEVYDYCVGNRMKVRMTSSCHASGTDRIHEVMQTLSADIYVNIQGDEPMIRPAHLEVLLQSFLKDPSVQVGTVKTLITAEEAHNPNCVKVVTDLDGRALYFSRHAIPYNRDRIAEIGYFKHLGIYAYTGPALQRFHQLLPSLLEQTEKLEQLRFLEHGIPISVVETPYDTIGVDTEEDLARVERYFQERESLESA, from the coding sequence ATGCAGCATCACGCAAAGAGAACGATTGTCGGCGTTATCCCGGCGCGGCTAGCCTCGACGAGGCTGCCGGGTAAAGTCCTTCGGCCGATCTGTGGCCGGCCGATGCTCTATCACGTCTTTGCGCGCGCGAGCCGATGCGGGTTGTTGGATGACCTGGTGGTTGCGACCGATTCGAAGGAGGTATATGACTACTGTGTCGGAAATCGGATGAAGGTCCGTATGACCTCGAGTTGCCATGCATCCGGGACCGACAGGATTCACGAGGTCATGCAGACATTATCGGCCGATATCTATGTCAATATCCAGGGTGATGAGCCGATGATCAGGCCTGCGCACCTTGAGGTCCTCTTGCAGTCATTCCTGAAAGATCCTTCTGTCCAGGTCGGTACGGTAAAAACCCTTATCACGGCGGAGGAGGCGCACAACCCCAACTGCGTCAAGGTCGTAACGGATCTCGACGGAAGAGCGCTCTATTTCTCTCGCCATGCCATCCCCTACAACCGGGACCGGATCGCTGAGATTGGCTACTTCAAACACCTGGGCATCTATGCGTATACCGGACCCGCGCTTCAACGCTTCCACCAGCTTCTGCCGTCACTGTTGGAACAGACAGAGAAGCTTGAACAGCTTCGGTTCCTGGAGCATGGCATACCGATCTCTGTCGTCGAGACCCCGTACGACACCATAGGGGTAGACACCGAAGAGGATCTCGCTCGCGTCGAGCGCTATTTTCAGGAGCGCGAATCCTTAGAAAGCGCCTGA
- a CDS encoding conserved protein of unknown function (Evidence 4 : Homologs of previously reported genes of unknown function), with translation MIVTANRVSITKGYEQEFEKRFERRLGAVDRMPGFIRNEVLRPLQGDCYVVLTYWESEAAFEAWMQSESFKQAHANPAPKEMFAGRSVFEMHEVIQVSEKKS, from the coding sequence ATGATCGTCACGGCCAACAGGGTATCGATTACGAAGGGATACGAGCAGGAGTTTGAGAAGCGGTTCGAACGGCGCCTTGGAGCGGTTGACCGAATGCCGGGATTCATCCGAAACGAGGTCCTCCGGCCTCTTCAGGGTGATTGCTACGTGGTCCTAACCTATTGGGAGAGCGAGGCGGCATTCGAGGCCTGGATGCAGAGCGAATCGTTCAAGCAGGCCCACGCCAACCCGGCGCCTAAGGAGATGTTCGCAGGTCGAAGCGTCTTCGAGATGCACGAGGTTATCCAGGTATCGGAGAAAAAATCATAG
- the add gene encoding Adenosine deaminase (Adenosine aminohydrolase) gives MSHTNDLEQLIRDLPKAELHVHIEGTLEPELLHELARRNHLALRFATVEELRRAYRFHNLQSFLDIYYEGVEVLLHEQDFFDLTWAYLERAAQQHVRHTEIFFDPQAHTDRGVPFDTVIRGIHRALEEAIPQLGISSRLIMCFLRHLEADTAMLTLEASLRFKNWIVAVGLDSSELNHPPNKFVEVFERARAEGYLTVAHAGEEGPPDYIRQALDLLHVSRLDHGVRCLEDPALIQRLARERIPLTVCPLSNVKLCVFKSLENHNLKKLLDLGLCVTVNSDDPAYFGGYITENLLASQKALGLTRHDIYALARNAFEASFLRADEKRRFITELDRFMQAHPG, from the coding sequence ATGAGCCACACTAATGACCTGGAACAACTCATTCGCGATCTTCCGAAAGCAGAGCTGCATGTGCATATTGAGGGCACATTGGAACCCGAGCTGCTGCATGAATTGGCCAGGCGCAATCACCTGGCTCTTCGATTTGCCACGGTCGAGGAGCTTCGCCGAGCCTACCGCTTTCACAACCTCCAGTCTTTTTTGGATATTTATTACGAAGGGGTCGAGGTGCTTCTTCATGAGCAGGATTTCTTCGATCTGACCTGGGCCTACCTTGAGCGTGCCGCGCAGCAGCATGTTCGTCACACGGAAATCTTCTTTGATCCTCAGGCCCACACCGATCGGGGCGTCCCATTTGACACGGTGATCAGGGGTATCCATCGTGCTCTCGAAGAGGCCATCCCGCAACTCGGCATTTCATCAAGGCTGATTATGTGCTTTCTCCGCCACCTGGAGGCGGATACGGCGATGCTGACGCTCGAGGCGTCGCTCCGGTTCAAAAACTGGATTGTGGCTGTCGGATTAGACTCCTCAGAGCTGAATCATCCCCCCAACAAGTTTGTTGAGGTGTTTGAACGGGCCAGAGCGGAGGGGTATTTGACCGTCGCCCACGCGGGGGAAGAGGGTCCCCCGGACTATATCCGGCAGGCACTCGACCTGCTCCACGTGTCGCGGTTAGACCATGGCGTCCGGTGCCTTGAGGATCCAGCGCTAATTCAACGACTGGCCAGGGAAAGGATTCCTCTCACCGTCTGTCCCCTTTCAAACGTCAAGCTCTGCGTCTTCAAGTCGCTGGAGAATCATAATCTCAAGAAGCTGCTCGATCTCGGGCTGTGCGTGACCGTGAATTCCGACGATCCCGCCTACTTCGGCGGCTATATCACCGAAAATCTCCTGGCTTCGCAGAAGGCTCTTGGGCTGACCCGGCATGATATCTATGCGCTCGCAAGGAACGCCTTCGAGGCGAGCTTCTTGCGCGCCGATGAGAAACGACGCTTCATTACTGAACTTGACCGCTTCATGCAAGCGCATCCCGGCTAA
- a CDS encoding conserved protein of unknown function (Evidence 4 : Homologs of previously reported genes of unknown function), producing the protein MPTIVAASQLARMVTDAHERTLGLVQDLADTQLVVPQTEIVNPFLWELGHTAFFYDVFLLRTLGATTFLLEGAENVYDSFKIDHCDRWGLPLPSREHTLDYKNRVLESALKHLGSHQPGAEETYLYLLSVLHEDMHGEAFTYMRQTLEYPAPELSLTGNGSSPREIGGGPLPGDVEIPGGMFQLGATPDLPFVFDNEKWAHPVEIAPFRIARAPVTNSEFDEFVGDQGYLRRELWSQQGWIWRTKTGAQRPLYWHRGPNGWLRRHFDRLVSLEAHAPILHVNWYEAEAYCRWAGRRLPTEAEWEMAASAEPTPDGTRIIGHKRRYPWGDGPPSPEHANLDSTMSGYVDVGAFAAGDSAFGCRQMIGNIWEWTASPFFSFPGFTVDSPYKEYSAPWFGYRKVLKGGAWATRSRLVRNTFRNFFLPDRRDVFAGFRTCAL; encoded by the coding sequence ATGCCGACGATTGTTGCTGCATCTCAGCTTGCGCGGATGGTCACTGACGCTCACGAGCGAACTCTCGGACTGGTTCAAGATCTGGCGGATACCCAACTGGTTGTTCCCCAAACGGAGATCGTCAATCCTTTCCTCTGGGAGCTTGGGCATACCGCCTTTTTTTATGATGTCTTTCTCCTGCGAACTCTCGGCGCCACCACGTTCCTTCTGGAAGGGGCGGAGAATGTCTACGACTCGTTCAAGATCGATCACTGCGACCGCTGGGGTCTGCCCCTGCCTTCGAGGGAGCACACCCTTGATTATAAGAACAGGGTGCTGGAGTCGGCCCTGAAGCATCTCGGTTCCCACCAGCCCGGCGCTGAAGAGACCTACCTGTATCTCCTCTCCGTGCTGCACGAAGACATGCACGGGGAGGCCTTCACCTACATGAGGCAGACCCTGGAGTATCCCGCCCCGGAACTCAGTCTCACTGGGAATGGGTCGAGCCCTCGCGAGATTGGTGGTGGCCCGTTGCCGGGCGACGTCGAGATTCCGGGAGGGATGTTTCAATTGGGCGCCACGCCTGATCTGCCCTTCGTATTCGACAATGAGAAATGGGCGCATCCCGTGGAGATCGCCCCGTTCAGGATTGCCAGGGCACCGGTGACCAACAGCGAATTCGATGAGTTTGTCGGGGATCAGGGCTACTTGCGGCGTGAGTTGTGGAGCCAACAAGGATGGATTTGGCGCACAAAAACGGGAGCGCAACGCCCGCTCTATTGGCATCGCGGGCCGAACGGCTGGCTACGCCGACATTTCGACCGGCTTGTTTCACTTGAAGCGCATGCCCCCATCCTTCACGTGAACTGGTACGAGGCGGAGGCGTACTGCCGGTGGGCAGGCAGAAGGCTTCCCACAGAGGCGGAGTGGGAAATGGCCGCCAGTGCAGAGCCCACCCCTGACGGCACACGCATCATCGGGCACAAGCGACGCTACCCCTGGGGAGATGGGCCGCCTTCTCCTGAGCACGCCAATCTGGATTCAACTATGTCGGGCTATGTCGATGTGGGCGCGTTTGCAGCCGGTGACAGCGCCTTCGGCTGTCGCCAGATGATCGGCAATATCTGGGAATGGACCGCGTCCCCCTTCTTTTCATTCCCCGGATTTACGGTCGATTCACCGTACAAAGAGTATTCGGCGCCCTGGTTTGGCTATCGCAAGGTCTTAAAGGGAGGGGCGTGGGCTACCCGATCGCGTCTGGTCCGCAACACTTTTCGTAACTTTTTTTTGCCGGACCGACGTGATGTCTTTGCAGGATTCCGCACCTGCGCCCTGTGA